ACAGACCGCCCCAGTCGCTCTGCTTTTCATAGCAGACGATTTCGGGAATGTCGGCACCGTTTCGGCGGGCTGCTTCGAAAGCACGTAGTTGGGCCAGGCCGCTCGGGCCGGCGCCTAGAATGGCAACTCTAAAGCTCATAATGACTCCTGTTTACAGGCGATACATCGCGCGCCGGGCGAGAGCGGCCCACGCGGCGATTAAAAGCGGATGAGCGCTCAGCTTGAACCGGCAACGGTCCAGCCATGAGGCTCCGCAGTGAGGCGCATTGATGTCGGATAAACCGATGGCGCAAATTGATGAAGGCAGCGTCTGTCGGGTGAAACAGACGGCCAGGGGCGGACAGGCCGCCGAGCTGACATGCTAGTAATCGAAGATACGCCGGAGGGAAGCGCTCGAACTGTCCAGGCAGAAGAAAATTACCTGGTAACTCACATGCAGGAGCGGCACCTTAACACATTTGGACTCATCACGTTTTCGGTGCTGGCATACTGTCTGGATTGCGAGTGAGTCATAGCGCGTTCACCAGAGCCGCTCGCCGGCCGGATTGGTGCTGGCAAGGATGCCGGTTGGCTATTGGCGACCGCACTAACCTCGCCTATGGTGTCGAAGACGTTAATTACTGAGCACAGCATTAAGGAGACCCGCATGAACACCGCATCGAGCCGTAGCTCTGAAATCCGCAGCGCACTGCAAGTGAACCCCGACCTCAAGGGGTCTGCTGAAATCAAGCAGGAGATCGAGCGGCGTATCGAGTTCATCAAGAACACCCTTCGCAGCTCCCGCACCCGCGCGCTGGTGCTGGGGATCAGCGGCGGGGTTGATTCAACGACTGGGGGCAAGCTGTGTCAGATGGCTGTCGAGTCCCTACGTCAGGAGGGTTACGATGCCTCCTTCTATGCGATGCGCCTTCCATATGGCGTGCAGATGGATGAGCACGATGCGCAAGCGGCACTGGACTTCATCAAGCCGGATCAGGTCCGCACCGTCGACATCAAGGGCGCAGTCGATGCGCTGATGCAGGATTTTGCCAGCGAACAAGCGGACGCCGCCAAGCGCGATTTCGTCAAAGGCAACGTCAAGGCACGCACGCGGATGGTCGCGCAATATACGTTGGCCAACTTCGTCAACGGTCTGGTTGTCGGTACCGATCATGCTGCCGAAGCGGTGATGGGCTTTTTCACCAAGTTCGGCGACGGCGCCTGTGACCTCGCCCCGCTCACCGGATTGGTGAAGGATCAGGTGCGGAGTATCGCTGCAGAGTTGAATGCTCCAGCGGACCTGGTCAAGAAGGTACCTACCGCTGATCTCGAAGAGCTGGAACCCGGCCGGCCGGATGAGGACGCCCACGGCGTGGCCTATGAGCAGATCGACGCGTTTTTGCTGGGTGAGCCCGTTGATGAAGACGCCGCGCGCAAGATCGTCAAGCAATACGATGCGACGGAGCACAAGCGGCAGTTGCCGGCGGCTCCGTGAGTGACTTGGCTCGGATCGGTGGGTAACGCTTCGCGGGTTCCCACCCTACGGTAGGCCAGCCCGGGGTTCATGTAGGGTGGACAACGCGAAGCTTGTGCACCAAGCGGCACCGTAAACCACACCCAAGCGGAAGCGAGCGCGGGTTTACGTAGGGTGGACAACGCAAAGCTTGTCCACCGAAAGAATCAACCACTCAAGGATGAGTCAGCATGCCGAACTACCGCCGCGCCCGTGTCCCGGGCGCGACCTATTTCTTCACCGTCAATCTGCGCAACCGCACGAGCGATCTGCTGGTGCGCGAGGTCGCCCTGCTCCGGGAGTGTGTCCGCGCCACGCGAGCTCGCCATCCGTTTCATATCGACGCCTGAGTTGTGCTTCCCGAGCATATGCACTGCATGTGGACGATGCCCGTGGGCGACGCCGACTTCGCGCTGCGCTGGAAGATCATCAAGTTTGCCTTTTCCCGTCGCCTCCCAACCACCGAACGGCTTACCCCGACGCAGCAGCGGCGCGGTGAACGTGGAATCTGGCAGCGGCGCTATTGGGAACATCTGATTCGGGATGAGCGGGACTACCAGCGTCACTTCGATTACATCCATTACAACCCGCTGAAACACGGGCACGTTCAGCTGCTGGCAGACTGGCCCTGGTCGAGCTTTCATGGGGCGGTGGCGATGGGTGTGTATCCGGGTGGGAAGTGTCCCGATTCGGAGGTGGATGGGGAATACGGGGAGTTGGTGGAAAACGCTACGCGGTTTTCCACCCTACGGTAGCGAGCGCGGGATTTACGTAGGGTGGACGACGCGAAGCTTGTCCACCGGTCGTATTCGCCTGCCACGCTCATGCGGGGGATAAGGCTTTGCCGTTATCCACCCTACGTAGGATGGAAGCTCGGGTTTTTGGACTGCCGCCCTCACTTTGCTAGGCTAAACGGTCCAGAAAAAAAGGGGTGTGCATGGCATTCAAGCAGTCTGGT
The nucleotide sequence above comes from Halopseudomonas xinjiangensis. Encoded proteins:
- the nadE gene encoding ammonia-dependent NAD(+) synthetase, with the protein product MNTASSRSSEIRSALQVNPDLKGSAEIKQEIERRIEFIKNTLRSSRTRALVLGISGGVDSTTGGKLCQMAVESLRQEGYDASFYAMRLPYGVQMDEHDAQAALDFIKPDQVRTVDIKGAVDALMQDFASEQADAAKRDFVKGNVKARTRMVAQYTLANFVNGLVVGTDHAAEAVMGFFTKFGDGACDLAPLTGLVKDQVRSIAAELNAPADLVKKVPTADLEELEPGRPDEDAHGVAYEQIDAFLLGEPVDEDAARKIVKQYDATEHKRQLPAAP